In Acidimicrobiales bacterium, the DNA window ACGACGAATCGCTGGTCGGCGCGGTCCTGGACGAAAGCCGCGAGAAGATGCACAAGGCAGTCGTCCACGCCCAGGCCGACTTCAGCACCGTGCGCACCGGCCGGGCGTCGCCCGCCATGGTCGAGAAGCTGAAGGTCGACTACTACGGCACGCCCGTGCCGCTCCAGCAGCTGGCGGGCTTCAGCGTCCCCGAGCCGAAGCTGCTCGTCATCACCCCGTTCGACAAGGGCTCCATCAAGGCCATCGAGAAGGCCATCCAGCAGTCGGACCTCAACATCAATCCCGGCAACGACGGCGTCGTGATCCGGCTTGCCATCCCGCCCCTGACCGAGGAGCGGCGCAAGGAGATGGTGAAGGTCGTCAAGCACAAGGCGGAGGAGGCCCGGGTGGCGATCCGCGCCATCCGCCGCTCGGCCCGGCACGATCTCGAGAGCCTGGAGCACGACGGCGACATCACGGCGGACGACCTCGAGCGGGCCGAGAAGGAGATGGAGCGGGTCACCCACGATCACGTGGCCGAGATCGATCGGATGCTCCACCACAAGGAGCAGGAACTGCTCGAGGTGTGATGGCCAATGGTCGCGAGCCGAGGGAGGACCTCGTGGACGAGAACGACGAGTTGGACGACGAGAAGACGGCGGGAGGCGGCGGGACCCGCCGCGGCGGTCGCAGGGCCGAGGGTGTGCGCATCATCGGCGCCGAGGAGGCGGCCCAGGCCCTGAAGGACGGGCAGGCGGCCGGTCGCAGACCGGACGACGCGCCGCGCTTCGGCGACGTGCCGGAGCGCCCGTCGGG includes these proteins:
- the frr gene encoding ribosome recycling factor, with protein sequence MSDDESLVGAVLDESREKMHKAVVHAQADFSTVRTGRASPAMVEKLKVDYYGTPVPLQQLAGFSVPEPKLLVITPFDKGSIKAIEKAIQQSDLNINPGNDGVVIRLAIPPLTEERRKEMVKVVKHKAEEARVAIRAIRRSARHDLESLEHDGDITADDLERAEKEMERVTHDHVAEIDRMLHHKEQELLEV